A stretch of the Pseudomonas helvetica genome encodes the following:
- a CDS encoding 1-acylglycerol-3-phosphate O-acyltransferase — MLYLFRMLLMGLHFAVAGVLGVVLGLCRPFNPDNSRLCARLYAWPAMCILRLRVKADVDGLKNKTQSCVVIANHQSNYDLFVLGNVVPHRTVCIGKKSLKWVPLFGQLFWLAGNVLIDRGNAHKARQSMLTTTNTLQHKDTSIWVFPEGTRNLGEELLPFKKGAFQMAIAAGVPIVPVCVSSYINHMRLNRWRSGKILIRSLPAIPTAGLSMDDMPMLIAQCREQMRECIESMDRQLQAA; from the coding sequence ATGCTGTATCTGTTTCGCATGTTATTGATGGGTCTGCATTTTGCTGTAGCGGGTGTGCTCGGTGTGGTGCTTGGCCTGTGCCGACCGTTCAATCCGGATAACAGCCGTTTGTGCGCGCGTCTTTATGCCTGGCCAGCGATGTGTATTTTGCGTTTGCGGGTAAAGGCCGACGTCGATGGGCTGAAGAACAAGACGCAAAGCTGCGTGGTAATCGCCAACCATCAGTCCAACTACGATCTGTTTGTGCTGGGTAATGTGGTGCCGCACCGCACCGTGTGCATCGGCAAAAAAAGCCTGAAGTGGGTGCCGTTGTTCGGGCAGTTGTTCTGGTTGGCCGGTAATGTGCTGATCGACCGTGGCAATGCGCACAAGGCTCGGCAGTCGATGCTCACGACCACCAACACCTTGCAGCACAAGGACACCTCGATCTGGGTGTTCCCGGAAGGCACGCGCAACCTGGGTGAAGAATTGCTGCCATTCAAGAAAGGCGCGTTCCAGATGGCCATCGCTGCCGGGGTGCCAATCGTGCCGGTGTGCGTCAGCAGCTACATCAATCATATGCGCCTGAACCGCTGGCGCAGTGGCAAGATCCTGATCCGCTCGTTGCCGGCGATTCCTACTGCCGGCTTGAGCATGGACGACATGCCGATGCTGATCGCCCAGTGCCGTGAACAGATGCGCGAGTGCATTGAATCGATGGATCGACAGCTGCAAGCAGCCTGA
- a CDS encoding crotonase/enoyl-CoA hydratase family protein, which yields MSELISYHLEDGIATLTLSNGKVNAISPDVIAAFNAALDQAVTDRAVVIITGQPGILSGGYDLKVMTAGPKEAVSLVTAGSTLARRLLSHPFPVIVACPGHAVAKGAFILLSADYRIGVDGPFSIGLNEVQIGMTMHHAGIELARDRLRKSAFHRSVINAEMFDPQGAVDAGFLDKVVSAEELQGAALAMARQLKKINMTAHKNTKLKVRKALLETLDNAIIQDQEHLV from the coding sequence ATGAGTGAGTTGATTTCCTACCACCTCGAAGACGGTATCGCGACCCTGACCTTGAGCAATGGCAAGGTCAATGCCATCTCGCCGGACGTGATTGCCGCGTTTAATGCTGCGCTGGATCAGGCGGTGACGGATCGCGCGGTGGTGATCATCACCGGTCAGCCAGGCATTCTGTCGGGCGGTTATGACTTGAAGGTGATGACGGCCGGCCCTAAAGAAGCCGTGAGCCTGGTGACTGCCGGTTCGACCCTCGCCCGTCGTCTGTTGTCGCACCCCTTCCCGGTGATCGTCGCGTGCCCAGGGCATGCGGTAGCCAAGGGCGCATTCATTCTGTTGTCGGCCGATTACCGGATTGGTGTCGACGGTCCGTTCAGCATTGGCCTGAACGAAGTGCAGATTGGCATGACCATGCACCACGCCGGCATCGAGCTGGCTCGTGATCGTCTGCGCAAGTCGGCGTTCCACCGCTCGGTGATCAACGCCGAGATGTTCGATCCGCAGGGCGCTGTGGATGCTGGCTTCCTCGACAAGGTCGTTTCTGCCGAAGAACTGCAAGGTGCAGCACTGGCCATGGCGCGTCAGTTGAAAAAGATCAACATGACCGCGCACAAGAACACCAAGCTCAAAGTACGCAAGGCCCTGCTGGAGACCCTGGACAACGCGATCATCCAGGATCAGGAACACTTGGTTTAA